The candidate division WOR-3 bacterium sequence TTCACGAGCAGGAACTGCTTACTCCCCAAGGCTGGCGCAAGCCGCGGCTAGTCTTCCTCTGCTCGATGGGTGATTTGTTTCATCCCGAAGTGCCGGCAGATTTCATCAGGCGTGTCTTCCAGGTGATGAAACAGTGTCCTCAGCACCAGTTCCAGGTGCTGACCAAGCGCAGCCGGCGGCTCAGGACGTTGGCAAAGTTCCTGCCCTGGCCGGACAATGTCTGGATGGGTGTAACGGTCGAGAATGCGCGTGTGACGGGTCGCGTGGCAGACCTTCAAGAGACGCCGGCGCGAGTGAAGTTTCTGTCCTGTGAACCGCTGCTTGGGGACATTCCCAAACTGCCGCTTGCGGGCATCAACTGGGTGATTGTCGGCGGCGAATCCGGACCTAGTGCACGCGTGATGCGGAGAACGTGGGTTGAGTCGGTCAGACGGCAGTGCGAACGTGCCAACGTTGCATTCTGCTTCAAGCAGTGGGGCGGGACGCGCAAGTATGCCAGCGGCAGGCTGCTTGACGGTCACATGTACGACGACATGCCTGATATTCGTCTGCCTGCGGTATTGAATACTAGACAGTGCGAGCTGCCGCTGGGCGACGAGGCACAAGGCCAGGGGGCGAACTTCGGTGACAGAATGAGAGTTGCGGCCGTCAAGCTCATTGTTCCCGATTAGTCTTGGTCCGACATATGTTCCGGCCGAAGCGCTGGCAGCGCTTTGTGGTTGTTCCTGCCCGAGTCCGCGTCGGCTGGCCCGGCTCGAGCCCGGCACGGTCCTGTTCTGCGACCGTAATCCGCTGCTTCCTGGCCTAGGTTTCTGCGACCCGCATGCCCGGCTGGCGCCAGACGGCAGATTGCTAATCTATGCAACCCACGATGCATCACCCACGAATACTGACTATACGATGAACGACTGGTGGGTCTGGTCAACGCGTGACCTGGCTCACTGGACATTCGAAGGTGCACTCCGGCCCGAACAGACCGCTATCGGCGCGCTTTCTTCGTCCTGCTGGGCAACCGATGCCCTACTGACGGCTGGCGGCACCTGGTGGTATCTTTCGGACGGCCCGCGGCGCATCCGCGTGATGCACGGCGCAAGCCCGACCGGACCTTGGCGCGATGGCAGCAGGCGACCGTTGGTCGCCGAGTCAGACCTGGCCGGCCAGTCGCGTGACCCGGCGGTTTTCGCCGACCAGGACGGCTCGGAATGGCTCTTGTTCGGCACCTGGGACTTCTATCTTGGCCGGCTTGGTTCGGACCGTGTTTCATTCACCGAGCCGCCACGCAGGATCGAGATAGTCAACCCGCAGGGCCCCTATGGCCCGGGTCGAACCGACGACAAGCCTTTTCTGCACTACCGAGCTGGCTGGTACTATCTGACTTGGGGCTGTTTTTCGGCTCGTTCGCACTCATTACTTGGCCCGTATGACTGTGACGGTCCATTCTTCGACCCCGCACTTGCCGAAGCATCATTCGCCCGCGTCAAGGAGTTCCGTCTCGATCGGCACGGCTCCTTCTTCGACTTTGATGGCCGCCACTACTTCATCGCCAACGATTTCAGCCGGACCGGGGCCAGCCCGTTTTTCCGCGATAGCGTAATTGTACCGATTGAGTACCGAACTGACGGCGTAATAGCGCCCGCGGCAGTCCGCACGTCTTGGCGTTAGCCGTTGGAGTCAGCCGCAGCATAATAGGATGCCGGACTGTAGGACTGCGAGCAGAATCCGGGGTTGCCGGCATTGCACCGGCGAACGGACAGGATAGAATGACCGTCTGATAAGGAGTAGCGATGAAGCGAATACTCGTGATCGAAGGCAGTCCGCGTAAGGGCAATACCGCAGCTGTGACCGACTGGGTGCTTGCCGGTCTCGGTGGCGACATGGCGGTTGAACGCATCCGTGCGGCCGAACTGGACATCCATCCATGCCGGGAGTGTCTCAGATGCACAAAGACAAGCAGTGGGGCTAGGTGTGGGCAGGACGATGACATGGTCAAGGTGTACGATAAGCTCGTTGATTCAGACCTCACCATTTTCACTACCCCGGTATTCTGCTGGGGCCCGACTGCTCAGCTTAAGACCGTGCTCGACCGCTGCTTTGCCTTGTTCTCGGGCGAAAACATTCTCAAGGGGGCGAAATGGGCACTGGTCATCACTGCGGGCGGAGACCACTATGACGGCGCCGAGCTCGTTGTCACGATGTTCAAACACCTGTGCCGGTTCGTCGGTATTGAATATTTGGGTCAGCACGTGGTCGCACCGTGCCCGGACCGCAGAAGGTTGAAGCAGAGCCGGC is a genomic window containing:
- a CDS encoding DUF5131 family protein, with protein sequence HEQELLTPQGWRKPRLVFLCSMGDLFHPEVPADFIRRVFQVMKQCPQHQFQVLTKRSRRLRTLAKFLPWPDNVWMGVTVENARVTGRVADLQETPARVKFLSCEPLLGDIPKLPLAGINWVIVGGESGPSARVMRRTWVESVRRQCERANVAFCFKQWGGTRKYASGRLLDGHMYDDMPDIRLPAVLNTRQCELPLGDEAQGQGANFGDRMRVAAVKLIVPD
- a CDS encoding family 43 glycosylhydrolase, with translation MFPISLGPTYVPAEALAALCGCSCPSPRRLARLEPGTVLFCDRNPLLPGLGFCDPHARLAPDGRLLIYATHDASPTNTDYTMNDWWVWSTRDLAHWTFEGALRPEQTAIGALSSSCWATDALLTAGGTWWYLSDGPRRIRVMHGASPTGPWRDGSRRPLVAESDLAGQSRDPAVFADQDGSEWLLFGTWDFYLGRLGSDRVSFTEPPRRIEIVNPQGPYGPGRTDDKPFLHYRAGWYYLTWGCFSARSHSLLGPYDCDGPFFDPALAEASFARVKEFRLDRHGSFFDFDGRHYFIANDFSRTGASPFFRDSVIVPIEYRTDGVIAPAAVRTSWR
- a CDS encoding flavodoxin family protein; its protein translation is MKRILVIEGSPRKGNTAAVTDWVLAGLGGDMAVERIRAAELDIHPCRECLRCTKTSSGARCGQDDDMVKVYDKLVDSDLTIFTTPVFCWGPTAQLKTVLDRCFALFSGENILKGAKWALVITAGGDHYDGAELVVTMFKHLCRFVGIEYLGQHVVAPCPDRRRLKQSRLLARQAKEFGRGLREALVSR